One genomic window of Arvicola amphibius chromosome 4, mArvAmp1.2, whole genome shotgun sequence includes the following:
- the LOC119813640 gene encoding uncharacterized protein LOC119813640 isoform X2 has protein sequence MSRRNKRSIRPPGRSKNKQLEEIRDLLGRDADQPSYPERTPCNSLNCLPVVEYVLAFLCSRTVSHAEGELVMQLHLRHFCSFLKATEETRVLDAPKLEFQAVAHHQGARNQSHVPYQSKQVINSWCISAAPIRVFPMAEEIALRYMCLLVTTLRRIFTILRIHVRIIRTVMLGGGGAPL, from the exons ATGTCCAGAAGAAACAAGAGGTCAATCAGACCGCCTGGAAGAAGCAAAAACAAGCAGCTTGAAGAAATCAGAGACCTGCTTGGAAGAGACGCAGACCAACCGAGCTACCCAGAAAGGACCCCCTGTAACTCGTTAAACTGTCTGCCTGTTGTAGAGTATGTTCTGGCTTTCCTGTGTTCAAGAACTGTCAGCCATGCTGAGGGAGAATTGGTGATGCAGCTGCATTTAAGACATTTCTGCTCCTTTTTGAAAG CGACCGAGGAGACAAGAGTGTTGGATGCCCCcaaactggagttccaggcagtggCCCACCATcagggtgctaggaatcaaagcCACGTTCCCTACCAGAGCAAGCAAGTGATCAACTCCTGGTGCATCTCTGCAGCTCCCATTAGGGTATTTCCAATGGCAGAAGAAATCGCACTGAG GTACATGTGTCTCCTTGTCACTACGTTGCGGCGGATCTTCACCATCCTCAGAATTCATGTCAGAATCATAAGGACAGTCATgcttggcggtggtggtgcacccctttaa